Proteins from one Setaria italica strain Yugu1 chromosome V, Setaria_italica_v2.0, whole genome shotgun sequence genomic window:
- the LOC101784876 gene encoding putative E3 ubiquitin-protein ligase RING1a isoform X1: MPAQKRRLPSASSRPRDYVAAPGSDAATSGGGGGVGEGRGGRPPLPSGGAAKRRLTEPKPQRGLEDDSDAEDGGGADGDSESSQSDGGGNDEFMLVKLAEIRKEVQCPICLGIIRKTRTVMECLHRFCRDCIDKSMRLGNNECPACRTHCASRRSLRDDPNYDALITALYPDIDKYEEEELAFSEQEKTRNKKIQETIEETFRRQSEAIGKKRSTAKATATAFARKYRRNMQTRGRGRTVTPDIAPTGSDDEDIQEENANEVTKEPSSADDHSPDLRQRRCRKRSASQASPARTIGSSDQSVEENEVVGGKEILATSPLRGEMLAWGKNGTRSQNRHGSASSNGRIGRSGRIAKLVDHLRTTDEMDKEFHLYLVLLPINGQSTPNLEKPYLSCRPTLSIQHLVKLIAPQLSRKDEELEMYIRMDRHNGSVGSKASSTGEAEPRPFDGLERLRGDKLLSDLHPSFASSNGDLELLYALKSGE, translated from the exons ATGCCCGCGCAGAAGCGCCGGCTCCCATCGGCCTCCTCGAGACCCCGCGACTACGTCGCGGCTCCCGGCTCTgacgccgccacctccggcggcggcggaggcgtaggagaaggaagaggaggacgcccgccgctgccgagcGGGGGCGCCGCCAAGCGGAGGTTGACCGAGCCAAAGCCGCAGCGCGGACTCGAAGACG ATTCGGAcgcggaggatggcggcggcgcggacggcgacAGCGAGTCCTCGcagagcgacggcggcggcaacgacga GTTTATGCTTGTGAAATTAGCAGAGATACGGAAGGAGGTACAGTGCCCTATCTGTTTAG GCATTATCCGGAAGACAAGGACAGTTATGGAATGTTTGCACCGGTTCTGTAGAGACTGCATTGATAAATCTATGCGACTAGG aaataatgAATGCCCAGCATGTCGCACTCATTGTGCAAGCAGACGTTCTTTGAGGGATGATCCTAATTATGATGCACTGATTACAGCCTTATATCCAGATATTGACAAGTACGAGGAAGAG GAGCTTGCTTTCAGTGAACAGGAGAAGACTCGGAATAAAAAG ATTCAAGAAACCATTGAGGAAACATTTCGAAGACAGTCCGAGGCAATTGGTAAGAAGCGTTCCACAGCAAAAGCAACCGCCACTGCCTTTGCACGGAAGTACAGGAGAAATATGCAAACACGGGGCAGAGGCAGAACCGTAACCCCTGATATTGCCCCTACTGgctctgatgatgaggatatACAAGAAGAAAATGCCAATGAGGTCACCAAAGAGCCATCTTCTGCTGATGATCATTCTCCAGATTTAAGACAGAGAAGGTGTAGGAAGAGGTCTGCATCACAAGCTTCACCTGCTAGAACCATTGGCAGTAGTGACCAAAGCGTTGAAGAAAACGAAGTAGTTGGTGGAAAAGAAATTTTGGCCACATCCCCACTGCGGGGAGAGATGCTTGCATGGGGAAAAAATGGTACACGGAGCCAGAATCGACATGGCAGTGCTAGTTCCAATGGCAGAATAGGGAGGAGTGGGCGCATTGCAAAATTGGTTGATCACCTCCGTACTACTGATGAAATGGATAAAGAG TTCCACTTGTATCTTGTTCTCCTTCCTATCAATGGACAAAGCACGCCTAATTTGGAAAAGCCCTATCTAAGTTGTCGACCAACCTTGTCCATTCAACATCTTGTAAAG CTCATTGCTCCTCAATTGTCTCGGAAAGACGAAGAACTTGAGATGTACATAAGGATGGACCGGCACAATGGAAGTGTTGGCTCAAAGGCTTCCAGTACAGGTGAGGCAGAACCACGTCCATTTGATGGCTTGGAAAGACTGAGGGGAGATAAACTTCTTTCGGACCTTCACCCTTCATTTGCCTCAAGCAACGGTGATCTG GAGTTGCTGTATGCTTTGAAATCTGGAGAGTAG